The proteins below come from a single Dryobates pubescens isolate bDryPub1 chromosome 16, bDryPub1.pri, whole genome shotgun sequence genomic window:
- the LOC128897974 gene encoding interleukin-4-like, producing MSILLLLTTLLLSACQGRSATRLPPTANFLMENISLLSQLLQTQGSCDEMSVTDVFAGAETGDDVEVLCKAAAVLGESHSCHSYLEGIYSNLLTLVQRKNTGHKAACPVAGATTTSLKEFLRALHRVHQRLMKTRSWE from the exons atgagcatcctgctgctgctcaccaccctgctgctctcagcctgccagggCCGCTCAGCTACCCGGCTGCCACCCACTGCCAACTTCCTGATGGAGAACATCAGCCTGCTGAGCCAGCTCCTCCAGACACAG GGTTCCTGTGACGAGATGAGCGTGACAGACGTCTTTGCAGGTGCTGAG ACAGGTGATgatgtggaggtgctgtgcaaagctgctgctgtgctaggGGAGAGCCACAGCTGCCACAGCTACCTGGAGGGCATCTACTCCAACTTGCTCACACTGGTCCAAAGGAAGAACACAGGCCACAAG GCAGCCTGTCCCGTGGCAGGAGCCACCACTACTTCCCTGAAGGAGTTCCTGAGGGCTCTACACAGAGTCCACCAACGCCTAATGAAAaccaggagctgggagtga